The following proteins come from a genomic window of Lolium rigidum isolate FL_2022 chromosome 5, APGP_CSIRO_Lrig_0.1, whole genome shotgun sequence:
- the LOC124653764 gene encoding PP2A regulatory subunit TAP46 has translation MTEVEEVGSRMEAQLRLHAAEDTGDLPLPALFDRASHLHALVSSSSLDQEGIRRGVDLLRRCDDMVSKLGLFSSNETKDDVSTANLKYLLVPYYLGEMTEQVEQEDRIPVLKASQDHLKEFISTCEALELVPENELELSRQGRPETAANRREQKVARFRRQKAAETKLQEIRERKERRGRSLRAAALSAPIEAGEEDDFEDDGEEEREAWLATISLALCKAFDLVDMLKKEEEMLLAVKERKEKDGGAFAREMLDERTQKAEAWHHNAASRAPYSKPANPITCATFAQDVIEGRASVSQAHDHKHQPMIFGPASLVGGGLTSERERMAAQVFQPSYRMPTMSIEEAGLTEMKIMEEWQESTAKIIKEATSSWHKDDTSRAEDDEDAEEEKARAWDDWKDENPRGAGNKKLTPCG, from the exons ATGACCGAGGTGGAGGAAGTCGGCAGCAGGATGGAAGCACAGCTGCGCCTCCACGCGGCGGAGGATACCGGCGATCTCCCCCTCCCCGCCCTCTTCGACAGGGCCTCCCACCTCCACGCGCTCGTCTCCAGCTCCTCCCTCGATCAG GAAGGGATCCGCAGGGGGGTCGACCTGCTGCGGCGCTGCGACGACATGGTCAGCAAGCTCGGCCTCTTCTCCTCCAACGAGACCAAGGACGACGTCTCCACCGCCAACCTCAAGTACCTGCTC GTGCCGTACTACCTCGGTGAAATGACCGAGCAGGTGGAGCAGGAGGACCGGATTCCGGTTCTCAAGGCGTCACAGGACCATTTGAAG GAGTTCATTTCGACATGCGAAGCGCTGGAGCTTGTCCCAGAGAACGAGCTCGAACTATCTCGACAGGGGCGGCCTGAAACCGCGGCAAACCGAAGAGAACAAAAG GTTGCCCGGTTCAGGCGGCAGAAGGCTGCAGAAACAAAGCTCCAAGAGATCAGGGAGAGGAAGGAAAGGCGCGGGCGATCGTTGAGAGCCGCAGCTTTATCGGCTCCGATTGAAGCCGGCGAGGAAGATGACTTTGAGGACGATGGAGAGGAAGAAAGAGAG GCTTGGTTAGCTACAATCTCACTGGCTCTCTGCAAG GCTTTTGATCTTGTTGACATGttaaagaaggaagaagaaatgCTTCTGGctgtaaaagaaagaaaagaaaag GATGGCGGTGCATTTGCTCGTGAAATGCTCGACGAGCGTACACAAAAGGCTGAAGCATGGCACCATAATGCTGCCAGCCGTGCACCATATTCCAAGCCAGCTAATCCAATTACTTGTGCCACTTTTGCTCAAGACGTCATTGAAGGTAGAGCAAGTGTTTCACAAGCTCATGACCACAAACATCAACCCATGATATTTGGACCTGCAAGTCTTGTTGGTGGGGGACTAACTAGTGAAAGGGAAAGAATGGCGGCACAAGTTTTTCAGCCTAGTTACAG GATGCCGACAATGAGCATAGAAGAAGCCGGATTAActgaaatgaaaattatggaggaATGGCAAGAAAGCACCGCCAAAATAATTAAAGAGGCCACCTCCTCTTGGCACAAAGATGATACTAGTCGTGCCGAAGATGACGAGGACGCCGAAGAGGAGAAAGCAAGGGCATGGGATGACTGGAAGGATGAGAACCCTCGCGGTGCAGGCAACAAGAAGCTCACCCCATGTGGCTAA